One window of the Desmospora activa DSM 45169 genome contains the following:
- a CDS encoding small, acid-soluble spore protein, alpha/beta type, translated as MSEAMKVELAKELGFYDVVQREGWGGIKARDAGNMVKRAIQLAEERMAERE; from the coding sequence ATGTCGGAAGCCATGAAAGTCGAATTGGCCAAAGAACTGGGTTTTTATGATGTTGTTCAACGTGAAGGCTGGGGCGGAATCAAAGCACGGGACGCCGGTAACATGGTGAAACGGGCAATTCAGCTGGCCGAGGAACGCATGGCCGAACGGGAATGA
- the glmU gene encoding bifunctional UDP-N-acetylglucosamine diphosphorylase/glucosamine-1-phosphate N-acetyltransferase GlmU: MEKLYAVVLAAGKGTRMKSRKHKVLHPVCGKPIIDHIIDTLEAIGTADIVVIVGHDAEAVQSHLGNRVKFAPQDEQLGTAHAVMQAESFLSNKEGITLVLNGDHPLFTAETLSNLVQAHREGRSAATILTAELPDPSGYGRIIRWKDENVVGVVEHKDATPAEREITEVNTGTFCFDNRKLWKALSQVDNDNAQGEYYLPDVIRVLHADGEVIGARQMDDFEEAQGINNRVQLAQAEQTMRRRILEQLMMDGVTVVDPVSTFIEADVVVGADTVIEPGTYLRGNTRIGEGCVIGPQADLKDVEVGDEVTIRQSVIQESRVEDRVTVGPFAYIRPGSHLEEQSKVGCFVDLKKARLGKGSKIAHLAYVGDADVGEGVNVGCGALTVNYDGFNKHRTVIEDGAFIGCNVNLVAPVTIGKGAYVAAGSTVTDDVPAEALAIARERQTNKEDYMRTLTERLKKD; the protein is encoded by the coding sequence ATGGAAAAATTGTATGCTGTCGTTTTGGCCGCGGGGAAGGGAACACGGATGAAATCCCGGAAGCACAAAGTACTGCATCCGGTATGCGGAAAGCCTATCATCGATCATATTATCGACACGTTGGAAGCGATCGGGACGGCGGATATAGTAGTTATCGTCGGCCATGATGCCGAAGCGGTTCAGTCCCACCTCGGTAACCGGGTGAAATTCGCCCCCCAGGATGAGCAGCTGGGCACAGCCCATGCAGTGATGCAAGCGGAATCGTTTTTATCTAATAAGGAAGGAATCACCCTGGTGCTGAACGGCGATCATCCTCTATTTACGGCGGAGACGCTCTCCAATCTGGTTCAAGCCCATCGGGAAGGCCGCTCAGCTGCAACCATTTTGACGGCGGAGCTACCGGATCCCAGCGGCTATGGCCGCATTATTCGGTGGAAGGATGAGAATGTGGTCGGTGTGGTGGAACACAAAGATGCCACCCCTGCCGAACGGGAGATCACTGAAGTGAATACGGGCACGTTTTGCTTTGACAATCGGAAATTGTGGAAGGCGCTTTCGCAAGTGGACAACGATAATGCGCAAGGAGAATACTATCTTCCCGATGTTATCCGTGTGTTGCATGCCGACGGGGAAGTGATCGGTGCGCGCCAGATGGACGACTTTGAAGAGGCACAAGGGATCAACAATCGTGTCCAACTGGCCCAAGCGGAACAAACCATGCGTCGCCGCATCCTGGAACAGCTGATGATGGATGGAGTGACGGTGGTCGATCCCGTATCGACCTTTATCGAAGCCGATGTGGTCGTTGGCGCCGATACGGTGATTGAACCGGGTACCTATCTGCGTGGAAACACCCGCATCGGTGAAGGGTGTGTCATTGGCCCCCAAGCTGACCTCAAGGATGTAGAAGTGGGAGATGAGGTGACGATCCGGCAGTCGGTGATTCAGGAAAGCCGGGTGGAGGATCGTGTCACCGTGGGGCCTTTTGCCTATATTCGCCCCGGTTCCCACTTGGAGGAACAGAGCAAAGTGGGTTGTTTTGTCGACCTGAAAAAAGCGCGGCTGGGTAAAGGAAGTAAAATCGCTCATCTGGCTTATGTCGGCGATGCCGATGTTGGGGAAGGGGTAAATGTCGGATGCGGAGCCCTAACCGTCAACTATGACGGTTTCAATAAACACCGCACGGTGATTGAAGATGGCGCTTTTATCGGCTGTAACGTCAACTTGGTCGCTCCGGTTACCATCGGCAAAGGGGCTTATGTCGCCGCAGGTTCAACCGTGACCGACGATGTACCTGCCGAGGCTTTGGCCATCGCAAGAGAGCGGCAAACCAATAAAGAAGATTACATGCGCACATTGACTGAGAGGTTGAAGAAGGATTAA
- the purR gene encoding pur operon repressor: MKKWKRSARLVDMTQQLLSQPHRLIPLSTFAERYQAAKSSISEDLAIIHEVFREEGEGMLQTVSGATGGIRFIPRVSHENALKLSQQICEQLRLPSRILPGGYLYLSDLLGDTKLVRDIGRLFASVFYDRQVDAVVTVETKGIPLAYATAGQLGVPVAIVRRDSRITEGSVVTINTVSGSSKRLGTLSLSRRSLPEGSSALIIDDFMKAGGTVRGMFDLLQEFHAEVVGVGVMADSRAEERLVDDYLSLATVDEVDVRERRIAVKAGTLFNGSDCDGDD, from the coding sequence ATGAAAAAGTGGAAGCGGAGCGCACGGCTGGTCGATATGACCCAGCAGCTGTTGAGCCAACCGCATCGCCTCATCCCTCTCAGCACCTTTGCTGAGCGCTATCAAGCGGCCAAGTCCTCCATCAGTGAGGATTTGGCCATTATTCATGAGGTGTTCCGGGAAGAGGGAGAGGGCATGTTGCAAACCGTCTCCGGCGCGACGGGAGGCATTCGCTTTATTCCTCGCGTTTCCCATGAGAATGCCCTGAAGCTATCACAACAGATCTGTGAGCAATTGCGATTGCCGTCCCGCATCCTTCCCGGAGGCTATTTGTATCTGTCAGATCTATTGGGCGATACAAAACTGGTGCGGGATATTGGGCGCCTATTTGCCTCTGTTTTTTATGATCGGCAAGTGGATGCAGTGGTGACCGTCGAAACCAAAGGGATTCCCCTGGCTTATGCGACAGCGGGTCAATTGGGGGTGCCAGTGGCCATCGTGCGACGGGATAGCCGCATCACCGAGGGCTCCGTTGTTACCATTAACACCGTCTCTGGCTCCAGCAAACGCTTGGGAACCCTCTCCCTTTCCCGACGTAGCCTGCCGGAAGGGTCGAGTGCGCTGATCATCGATGATTTTATGAAAGCGGGTGGAACCGTCCGGGGTATGTTTGATTTATTGCAAGAGTTTCACGCGGAAGTAGTCGGTGTCGGCGTGATGGCGGATAGCCGGGCGGAAGAACGATTGGTCGACGATTATCTTTCCTTAGCTACAGTGGATGAAGTGGATGTGAGGGAACGGCGGATTGCGGTTAAAGCGGGGACTTTATTTAATGGGAGTGATTGTGATGGAGACGATTAA
- a CDS encoding RidA family protein — translation METIKTEQAPQAIGPYSQAIAMEGLIFTSGQIPLTPAGELVKGDIRTETEQVMKNVSAVLEAAGSDLDHVVKTTIFLVDMDDFQTVNEVYGSFFGTHQPARSCVQVAALPKGVRVEIEAIAKKK, via the coding sequence ATGGAGACGATTAAAACAGAGCAAGCTCCACAGGCGATCGGGCCGTACAGCCAAGCGATTGCGATGGAAGGGTTAATTTTCACCTCAGGGCAAATCCCGCTAACCCCTGCCGGTGAGCTGGTGAAAGGGGATATCCGGACAGAAACGGAACAAGTGATGAAAAATGTTTCCGCTGTTTTGGAAGCAGCGGGCTCTGATCTGGATCACGTCGTAAAAACCACCATATTTTTGGTGGATATGGATGATTTTCAAACGGTAAATGAAGTGTATGGATCATTTTTTGGCACACATCAACCTGCTCGCTCCTGTGTTCAGGTGGCCGCTCTTCCAAAAGGAGTTCGGGTGGAAATCGAAGCAATCGCCAAAAAGAAATGA
- a CDS encoding ribonucleotide-diphosphate reductase subunit beta, translated as MEVHLPKRKLYDVTAPNASTGIVGGRSSNVLNWDDCRFPWAYPLYKNMLAHFWTPFEINMAEDVRQWKDLSDDERFAFKRIIGLLAFLDSIQTDYSSRVADYLTDSSLSALMAVLSFQEVVHNQSYSYVLSSLVNKQEQDEIFEYWKTDAVLRERNDFIVKGYDEFVDNPTPRTLLESIVYDVILEGLNFYSGFAFFYNLARNQKMVATSTMINYINRDEQLHVRLFVQIFKELLAEHPELDTEETRTFVSETFRQAAELEIKWGQYILGDRFPGIGPKELEDYIRFMTNKRVRELGAEPPFPGYRQNPMRWIVAYEDVNSGKQDFFEGKSRQYTKVSDANGFDEL; from the coding sequence ATGGAAGTACATTTGCCAAAACGAAAACTGTACGATGTAACAGCTCCCAACGCCAGTACCGGCATTGTGGGGGGACGCTCCTCCAATGTGCTCAACTGGGACGACTGTCGTTTCCCTTGGGCCTATCCGTTGTACAAAAATATGCTGGCCCATTTTTGGACTCCCTTTGAAATCAACATGGCTGAAGATGTAAGGCAGTGGAAAGACCTGAGCGACGATGAGCGTTTTGCCTTTAAACGCATCATCGGATTGTTGGCTTTTCTCGATTCGATTCAAACCGACTACTCTTCGCGGGTGGCCGATTATTTAACAGATTCTAGCTTATCGGCGCTGATGGCGGTTCTCTCCTTCCAGGAGGTCGTTCACAACCAATCCTACTCCTATGTATTGTCCTCCCTGGTGAATAAGCAGGAGCAAGACGAGATCTTTGAGTATTGGAAGACCGATGCGGTGTTGCGGGAGCGGAACGATTTTATCGTCAAGGGCTATGACGAATTTGTGGACAACCCCACTCCCCGCACCCTGTTGGAATCAATTGTGTATGACGTCATCTTGGAAGGCCTCAACTTCTATTCCGGTTTTGCCTTTTTCTATAATTTGGCCCGTAACCAGAAAATGGTGGCCACCTCCACCATGATCAACTACATCAACCGGGATGAACAGCTACATGTGCGCCTGTTTGTACAGATTTTTAAAGAGTTGCTGGCGGAGCACCCGGAATTGGATACGGAAGAGACCCGCACCTTCGTCAGTGAGACCTTTCGCCAGGCGGCGGAATTGGAGATCAAATGGGGCCAATATATCCTGGGCGATCGTTTTCCCGGCATCGGTCCCAAAGAGCTGGAGGATTACATTCGTTTTATGACCAACAAGCGCGTGAGGGAACTGGGAGCGGAACCGCCTTTCCCCGGTTACCGCCAAAACCCGATGCGCTGGATTGTCGCCTATGAGGATGTCAATAGCGGCAAACAGGATTTCTTTGAAGGCAAATCTCGTCAATACACCAAAGTATCCGATGCCAACGGCTTTGATGAGCTGTAA
- the spoVG gene encoding septation regulator SpoVG: MEITDVRLRRVSREGRMRAIASITIDEEFVVHDIRVIDGNNGMFVAMPSKRRPDGEFRDIAHPISPDSREKIEMAVLEEYHRVGNDELDSALGGNAS, encoded by the coding sequence TTGGAAATTACGGATGTGCGTTTGCGACGAGTGAGCCGGGAGGGGCGTATGCGCGCCATCGCTTCCATAACCATCGACGAGGAATTTGTTGTTCATGACATTCGGGTGATTGACGGAAACAACGGCATGTTTGTGGCCATGCCGAGTAAACGGAGACCGGATGGTGAATTTCGGGATATCGCTCACCCGATCTCACCGGATTCGCGTGAAAAGATTGAGATGGCCGTATTGGAGGAATATCACCGCGTCGGAAACGATGAACTGGATTCCGCTTTGGGCGGAAACGCTTCCTAA
- the ispE gene encoding 4-(cytidine 5'-diphospho)-2-C-methyl-D-erythritol kinase produces MDISVKAPAKINLTLDVLHKRPDGYHELEMVMTTIDLADRIDLTEISGGIQLESTSGFIPFDDRNLAYRAAALLQQRFSVKKGVRILIHKEIPVAAGLAGGSSDAAATLKGLNKMWNLGLSTEELAQLGLELGSDVPFCVKGGTAIARGRGEHLTPIAPPPPCWVVLAKPQHGVSTAEVFGALDLAEKRDQPNLDAMVNALEHRDFTGVCANLSNVLEQVTLSTYPQVGKLKERMDTFGAEGVLMSGSGPTVFGLVSRESLARRVVNGLRGFCRQVYAVRMLGGLEAPLLDKIRTK; encoded by the coding sequence TTGGATATCTCCGTAAAAGCACCGGCAAAAATTAATTTAACACTGGATGTTCTACATAAAAGACCGGATGGATACCACGAATTAGAAATGGTGATGACCACTATCGACTTGGCGGATCGCATTGACCTGACTGAGATTTCCGGAGGGATTCAGCTGGAAAGCACCTCCGGTTTTATTCCTTTTGATGATCGAAATCTGGCGTATCGCGCTGCCGCCTTGCTTCAACAACGCTTTTCTGTAAAGAAAGGTGTGCGAATTTTGATCCACAAAGAAATCCCGGTAGCAGCGGGATTGGCCGGGGGGAGCAGCGATGCTGCCGCTACGCTGAAGGGCTTAAACAAAATGTGGAATCTTGGTTTGTCAACGGAAGAACTGGCGCAATTAGGGTTGGAGTTGGGATCGGATGTCCCTTTTTGCGTAAAAGGGGGAACCGCGATCGCCCGGGGGCGGGGAGAGCATTTAACCCCGATTGCTCCTCCACCTCCTTGCTGGGTGGTGTTGGCCAAACCGCAACACGGAGTGTCGACGGCGGAAGTATTCGGTGCTTTGGATTTAGCCGAAAAACGGGATCAACCCAATCTGGATGCGATGGTAAACGCATTGGAGCACCGTGATTTTACAGGGGTTTGTGCCAACTTGTCCAATGTGTTGGAGCAGGTTACCCTGTCTACGTATCCTCAGGTGGGCAAACTAAAAGAGCGGATGGACACCTTTGGCGCAGAAGGGGTGTTAATGTCCGGAAGCGGGCCGACGGTGTTTGGCTTGGTTAGCCGTGAATCCTTGGCGCGCAGGGTGGTAAACGGCTTACGCGGATTTTGCCGACAGGTGTACGCGGTGCGGATGCTGGGAGGGTTGGAAGCTCCTTTACTTGATAAAATCCGTACAAAATGA